Genomic DNA from Triticum dicoccoides isolate Atlit2015 ecotype Zavitan chromosome 4B, WEW_v2.0, whole genome shotgun sequence:
cacgttcCTTACGTGAGTAGTAGTATATAAAGAGTAGTTACTCCGTATGTAAACTTACACGATGACGTTTGTTTTGCTACGTACAGGATGCTGCTGGGCCTTCTCAGCGGTGGCTGCCGTGGAGGGCATCCACCAGATCACCACCGGCCAGCTGGTCTCCCTCTCGGAGCAGCAGCTGCTCGACTGCACCACCGAGAACCACGGGTGCGGCGGCGGCTTCATGACCTCTGCCTTCGAGTACATAGTGGACAACGGAGGCATCACCACCGAGGACGCCTACCCATACGTCACGGCCCAAGGCAGGTGCCACTCCGATGCCACGCAGCCGGCCGCCACCATCCGCGGCTACCAGGTCGTGCCCGCCAACAACGAGGACGCGCTCGCCGCGGCCGTCGCTAACCAGCCCGTGTCCGTCGGCATCGATGGGAAGCAGCGGAGCTTCCAGATGTACAGTGGGGGCATCATGACCGGCGACGCCTGCGGCACAGAAATGAACCACGCGGTCACCCTGGTGGGCTACGGTGTCGAGCAGGATGGGACAAGCTACTGGCTCATCAAGAACTCATGGGGCCAAAACTGGGGAGAAGGAGGTTACATGAAGCTCCAGAGAGGCACGGGCGCCTGCGGCGTTGACATGCTCGCATCTTACCCTGTCACATGAACCTACGGAACCACAAGATCCATTAATTAATTATTAAAAATATATACCACTAGTAGTAGTAAATGCTACTCCTATATATAGAATAAACACAACCTGATGAACCGCATGTGCTTTGAAGACAGGAGATTATCAAGGGTCACTCCTAGCTATAACATGAGATTATTTGTATCTAATATGTATGAATCATCGATTATTTGTACCATCTATTATAGCCACCTTCGACACTGTATTATATATATGTTTCAAGTAATATAACAAAGGACAGCTTTGTACATGTGAGTTCACTACAGAAAAGATATCGTCTTAGCATATTCTAGACGATCTTTCGCCAGAACATCATTGTCTTGCCTGAGGCCCCTGTTCCATTCTCTAGGAAATGTAAATTTCAGCGTGGAAAGAACGTCGGGAATGATAAGATAGGATGCCCCAGACCCAAACTACCCATGGTCCGTTATGAAAATGTCAATTCCGCTAGGCAAAAATGTCCCGAATGATCAGATGGGATGCCCCATGCCCAACTACCCACATCCGGGCTTGCACTTTTAATATGGCAATGTTATCGAAACAATGTTGGCGTTTACTTTCAGAACATGATTCtatttgtgctcaacttctatcaaTAAGGTGATCACCTAAACTGTGAATTGAAAAAGGGAAGCTCTTACACATGGCAAAGCGTATCGTCCGCCATTCAGAGTTTTAACAGAGGCCATATCTGGAGGGTCGGAAATGGAGAGAATATTAATAGTTGGGATGAGTCCTGGATCCCAGGCAGCACAAGCAAAAATGATTATTACGAGGACGGGTAATGTTGTTCTATCAAAAATTTCGGTACTAATTAATAGTGAGACCCGATCATGGTAGAAGGAACTCATTAGAGATTTATTTTGGCAGGCGGACACAGAAAGAATTCTAAGAATTCCCTTCGCCAAGGATGATGATGAATGATTTTCTTGGTTAAATCGTCTAACTATGATTGGGATTTTTAGCATGCTCGGCGTCAAATCCCGTATCCCAATAAAGAGCGGATTTTACTGACTTATAATGTTACGTCAAGAAAATCCACAAAGCCAACACCGACGCACACACACATAAATACAAAAAAACACAACCCTAAAAGTCCCATCGAAGTGAACTTAAGCAGAGAACAACACCATCAACATCGACCACCACCGGTGACAGCACCCGAACTTTAAGAATAGTGCTTCGAAAacgacaccttcaagaaggaaacgacaCACAAGTGTCGCAGTCGTCTGATCCACCCATGAAGGTTAGATCTTGGGTTTCCACCATGATGGACAGTCCGAGCAAGCTCCAAACAATGCCTGCAACAAGGGTATGATGTATAGCACCACCATTACCGGGTACAACCTATATAGGTCAGACCTTGAGTTTTCCCTTCGGAGCTCGAGACCTTGTGCCGAATAGCACCACCAAAATTGAGTCATCCTGTACTGCCGCCCCCACTTTCAAGGAAGAAGACACTATTGTAAGCTAGATCATCTCGCCATGTAGGTGCCGGCGAAGATCAAGATTCATAGTTGGCGTGTGATGCTACAGACTATACCTTGTCTACGTGTTCTAGGAAATCACCATATCTTGGTGTTTAGTCAATGTTCAATATGTTTTGTTGACTGTGGGAGCATCTCACATCCGTTTCTCAAGTGTGCAAGGGTGAAGGAAGTGTGGTCAGCTTTGGGTATGCTCTAGCTGATTGAAGATTCTTCGGTTGTGGAAATAAATGATACACCAATCCTTCAGTCTCTCCTGCCGCTAGTACTAATTTGCTCCATGAGATTCGCCGTTGTGACTTTGCCATGGTGGCTAGCTGCTATATATGGTGGGAGAGGCGGAAGGCCACACACTATGGACCTCTGGAGTCACCTATGAGATCAACTCAATTTATTATGGCATTGGCCCTCAACTACAAACGAATTAAAAGCTGGGTAATCAAACTATTGTCGTTGCcggaccagagagagagagagagagagagagagagagagagagagagagagagaggacgagaGCGAGAGAGATACACGAGTAGTTTTGGTGCTGCCGTCAATTGCTCAGCGTTTTTTGCTCTTTCCTTATTCCTTTATCTGTTATGAAACCGAAACAGCTAACTACCCAGGCCAGCTCGCTGTGTTTCGGATTGGCCGTACCATCCCATGACCTCCAGATGCACAAGTGTGCCACGCTGACCGAGTTAACAAAACAGAAAAGGAAACAGGAGGGAGATCGTGCGTACATCACGTCTCCATCTACTACGTGCATGCTGCATGGAGATGTCACATCAGCAGCCATGCAATTTTATTCAAAACAGAAAACTAAACTAGCCTATGACGTGAGCTTAGCATGGCTAACAACTATTGAAAAGCATAGATGGGAGAAGCCCCATGAGAATCTTGTTAAATTGAATGTGGATGCAGCTTTCGATATTGGTACCGAGACTAGTGGCACCTAGGCAATCATTCGTGATCACCTTGGGTCCTTTTTTTCACATGGGACATGGAACCTGAAATTTGTAGAGGATGGAGCTATGGGTGAATCCTGCGCGTTACGTGATGGCCTGTTAGTAGCTGGAAATACAAGGTGCAACAAGCTGGTGGTCGAATCAGATTTTTCCAACATTAGCCCAACTATTCCTCGCTTTGGTTTGCTCGGACGATGTGTCGTAGCATCAAGACTTGGGAATAAACATGTAGAACAACTCGCGCTTCTATGGATACGAAGAGCGTCTCAGGAAACATGGGACACGGATGCACGTTTAGGTTTGTCAACAACAAGATGAGAGGAGAAAACTACAAGCAACGGGAAACAAATGAATgtggcgagggagaggagagaagCCACTATTTTATTTCAGATGTTTACCCTTTTGGAAGGAGGgggcctccactatatatatagggaaTGTTGAGGTGTAGAGGAAGCTACAACTTTGCCCTTAAGCATTGCACTACACCAGCCCTAATTTACTATTGATCCCGGGGGCTGGTTAGCCCTTTCACCCTATAATATCTAGGAATGTGCTGTGAGCTTGCACAGTGTTCAACCTCTTGTTGCAAAGGTGGTAACCCAATAATGCTAGGCCTATTTATATTCTACTCAGCATGCCTATCATGTTGTTCTATAGCACTAGTTGTATAAAAACATATGGGACGATGCATTTTATGCTTCAGTGCGAAAAAGGAATGACACATGCATCCACCTGCTGGAGGAAAACCATGGCACACGCTTGGTTCGCTCAAAAGTCACTTTTTCGATCTTGTAGCTTCCCTTCGGTATAATATAATCCTATGGGTCCAATAAGAAGGCGATACATTTTGTTAATCCAATGAGACCATTGGTTAATGGACTGAACTATTAATCGCTACCTGTCAACACTTGTTACGTATGGATCCATGGAGTCTGATCTGGATCAACACGACCGATCAGGGAACGGGGTAAGGAGCTTGTGCTGGGTGCCAGCTAtggtgttatggcgctgctagaaggagggcgcgagagggccgaccgggggccttttgcccatggccgggcaagatggaagggtattttcttcttaattcttgcttgattagattgatatatCTCCTTTCTTTATATAGAGagatttacttgactcccaagtaaggcttacttgacccctaaacaATCGACCCTTATCTctgattaaccctaagactaacgggctatatcgccagcccaggccattaggcccattacgtactctaacatatGGCATGCTCCACCGAGGGCACTGAACAAGCAAACGATGCCCTATCGCCATCTGCGGAGGCGAGTGGACCAGAAGGATCCGTCTAAACGGAACAGAAGCTACTGATGGCTGCAAAGTTGAGCCACATTGGGGCATTCCCAAACTGCTATTATCGGCCGACCCATAATACGGCTCTCGCTCACACTCCCTCCCATCCACAAATCTTCCCCTTGGATTCTAAGCCTTAAAGAAGAAGATAACACCTGCAGCCGTGCTCGAGCACATAACAACATTTTCAATAAGATAACTACGTCTTAGACCAGCTGGCCGGCCTCTTCCAAAATGTTTCTGATCATTTTCCAGTAAAATATTGCCTTTCCTCAAAAGAAAAAGCTAAATATTAGCCTCGCCTATAAAAGGGCTAAATATTTGCCTTTCTCCCTCAATTTCTTTTTTCCTAAATATTAGCAGTTGGAAAACTGAGAAAGTTAATAAAAAATCTCAACAATCAAAATTATGATGGGACAATAACTCTGTGCTTTACTGCCACGGAACAGTAACTCATCACATTGTGTGCAACAACATTTTATCAACGGTCAGATTTTTTTTCTTGTAATTATCAACGCTCAAAAGTAGACCAAGCAATAAGTCACATGAGTTGAAGTACGCTTAACCCAACAAGCCAGGCGAGTCAATTATAACGAGCCAGAGGCAAGCAGGAATAGGGCCATAGGCACTGTAATATTAATAGATATTTGAATTTTCTATGTTGAAAGCTGTCAATTTATAGTGTTGGAAGCCCCACCTGTAATTACCCCATAAACTCCATCTCGTAGAAATATATTGTGAAATTTTATTGAAAAAAGGAAATTTTCTAGCTACAGTCTAATTTTGTTGTTATGGGTGGGGATGAAAACGGAGCAGAAATGGACGGAACTGAGtgctatcatatttgttttcacaTTTTTTTGGAGAAGCAGAAACAAATACAGAAACCCCGGAAATGAATACGGAAACAGATACTACCGGAAACAAACACGGAGCGAATACAAAGTGGATACGGAAATATAAATAGCTAGGCATTGATCGGAAGTTAAAATCCCTTGAATCATAGGGAAAtacacacaaaaacaaacaaatttaatgggttgttaacatggctacaaaataatatcattatgttagcaacttagAGTAGTATTGTAGTAGTATCAGACAATTGCGTATAGGGTCAAGCTGAGTACATGTGTGGTACTAGAAGTTGGGCCTTAGATCCATTCTACTAATTGTGTCATTGTGTTCTCTTTGATGGTTGGGCTACAAAGCAGCTATAGGTGTGTAGTAAAAACAGAAAATCCATATTCACGAACACGGAAAGTTCCGTTTCCATGCATGTTCCACCAGAAAATACCGTTTCGTTTTTGTTTCCGTTTCCGCATAAAAAAATTCCGTTTCCACTTCCGTTTTGCAAATTTCCGTTTctgttttcatatttcctctccgttttcatttttcctccggaaaaactgaaagtttccactccattttcatccctagttATGGGCGCCCTTTTTTGTTCTAGTTTTCATGTCTATCTTTTGCC
This window encodes:
- the LOC119294386 gene encoding zingipain-2-like translates to MAGTKMTPPFLLLLLIALMSSVVAARELAGGEEAAMQARHEEWMAKHGRKYKDDEEKALRFQVFKANSELVARSNADGTKKYHLAVNKFADLTSEEFAARYTGFKPAPPGPKMLPGFKYENVSLSAADEQGVDWRTTGAVTGVKYQGRCGCCWAFSAVAAVEGIHQITTGQLVSLSEQQLLDCTTENHGCGGGFMTSAFEYIVDNGGITTEDAYPYVTAQGRCHSDATQPAATIRGYQVVPANNEDALAAAVANQPVSVGIDGKQRSFQMYSGGIMTGDACGTEMNHAVTLVGYGVEQDGTSYWLIKNSWGQNWGEGGYMKLQRGTGACGVDMLASYPVT